The Desulfovibrio sp. JC022 genomic sequence CAGCCAATGCAATTCTTTTAGCCTACACCGCCCCGGTTTATGTGGCCCTTCTGGCCCCGTGGTTTCTCAAAGAGAAAACAAGCCGCAGTGATTGGATATTCATCGCAGTCACCGTGGGCGGCATGGTCTTATTTTTTCTAGATAAGCTTTCGCCAAGCGGACTCTGGGGCAACATTATTGCCGTTGGTACCGGAGTTTCCTACGCCGTATTTACCCTCTGCATGCGGGCCCAGAAATCAACTTCCCCGGTGGAATCCGTAATCATGGGCCATGTGCTGACCGCCCTCTGCGGCCTGCCCTTCATGTTCAGCACCATGCCCTCAGCTGAAAGTTGGATGGGTTTAATCTATCTCGGCATTTTTCAGCAGGGTATTTCATTAGCTTTGTATGCATGGGCCATCAAACGGCTGGGCGCGCTGGAAGCTATCCTGATCATGACCCTAGAGCCGATCTTTAATCCTATCCTTGTCGCTGTCGGCTACGGTGAGATTCCCGGTAAATGGGCAATTGTCGGCGGGCTGGTGGTGATAGGTTCGGTTACGGTGCGTGGGGTGTTGCCGTTTATGAAGAAGACAAAAAATTACCCCGGAAGTTAAAACTTCCGGGGTTTCTATTTAAATCGCTTTCTTGCTTTTCAAGAGCGGCTTCTTGATGCCGAACTTGGCGAGCATTTTTTTCATTTTTTTGGTAGAATCTGCTGTTCCGGTATGGCGGACAAAGACCCGGTACCATGTGCGGGTTCCGCTTTTTCCGGGTTCAACGTAGGAATCGAGTCCGTTGACAATAAGCTTGTCCGCAAAGGACTGCGCCCTTGCGTCATCGCCGAATGATGCGGCCTGATACACATAGTTGTATTTGGGCGCATCCACTTCTTCCGGGTTATCGATTTCCACCGGAGGTTCCGGCTCGGCCTGCTTAACTTCAGCAACTTTTTTCGCAACTTTTACCGCGGGTTTTTCTGCTTTTGCGGGGTCGGCTTTCTTTGCCGCAGTGGCTTTCTTTTCAGCTTTGGCAGCAATTTCCTTTTTCGGCTCTTCCGGTTTTACAGCAGGTTCGGGCTTTTTCTTGAGCTGGTCGATATAGTCCAGCTCTTCAGGCTTGAGCACGCCGCCTTTAACCTCACCGGAAGCATTGCTCTGGCTGGGCAGCATCATGGCGATTTCGGGCATATCCTTTTCAGGCTGATACCCTCGGCCCAGCAGTATTCCCAGCACAAAGAAGGCGCACAGGGCTGCAACAGCCCCGGCACACAGCCCGATGACTTCGGGCATGGTGAAGGTAAAGGTGAATGTCTTTTCCTGACCGGGAGCGGCCTTCTTCTTTTTTCTGGGTGCAGCCATGGTTGAAACTCCGGTTTGTTATTACATGCTTTCAGGAGCGGAAACGCCAAGCAGGCTCAGGCCGTTGGCAAGGGTTCTTGCAACAGCCTGCAACAGAACCAGTCTTGCGGCGATCACATCTTCCTCAGCGGAAAGGATGTGGTGCATGGAGTAGAATCTGTGCAGCGCACTGGCAAGGTCGCGCAGGTAGTAGCTGATCACGTGCGGGCTCATGTTCTTGCCTGCGTTTTCAGCAACATCGGCGAACTGATCCATGAGTTTCATGAGGTTCAGTTCTTCCGCGTTGGCCAGGGCGGAAAGGGGGGCCGCGTCCATGGCGGGAACTTTGATGCCCTGATCCGCTGCCTTGCGCATTACGGAGCAGATACGCGCGTGGGCGTACTGTACGTAGTAGACCGGGTTGTCCATGGTCTTTTGCTTGACCAGCTCAAGGTCGAAGTCGAGATGGCTGTCGCTCTTGCGTGAGAGGAACATGAAGCGGGATGCGTCGCGGCCCACTTCGTTCACCACGTCTTCAAGGGTTTCAAATTTACCGGCACGGGTGGACATGGCGATCTGTTCACCGCCGCGCAGCAGGTTGACCAGCTGTACGAGGATTACATCAAGCTGTCCTTTTTTGCCGAGGGCTTCCACAGCAGCCTGCATGCGGGGAACATAACCGTGGTGGTCTGCACCCCAGATGTCGACTACAATGTCGAAGCCGCGTTTGTATTTGTCATCGTGGTAGGCGATGTCGGAAGCGAAATAGGTCAGGTCTCCGTTGGACTTGCGCAGTACGCGGTCCTTGTCGTCACCCAGTTCGGTGGATTTGAACCAGAGCGCGCCGTCTTTTTCGTAAGCCATGCCGCGTTTTTTTAGGTCGGCAAAGGTTTCTTCAACCTTACCTACGGAAACGAGGCTCTTTTCGGAGAACCATACATCATGGCGTACATCAAAGGCAGCGAGGTCTTTCTTGATACCTTCAAGAATTTCATCTTTACCGTACTCGCGGCAGATGGCGATGGCCTCGTCTTCACTCATGTCGAGAATACCGGGATTGCGTTCCAGTACTTCAGCGGCGAGATCTTTGATGTATTCACCTTTGTAGAAATCTTCGGGTTGGGCAATGTCGCGGCCCTGAGACTGCTGCAAGCGGACCCAGATAGAGGTGCCGAGAATGAGCATCTGGCGGCCGGCATCGTTGACGTAGTATTCTGCTTCAACATCATAGCCGGTAAACTCAAGGATGCGCACGAGGCAGTCGCCGAGGGCGGCACCGCGACCGTGACCGATATGCAGCGGTCCGGTGGGGTTGGCGGAAACGTATTCCACCTGAATCTTGGTGCCTTTGCCGATTTCACTGCGGCCGTACTCTTCGCCTTTAGTCAGAACTTCGGGAACGAGATCCTGCCAGAAGGAATTGGAAAAAGTGAAGTTGAGAAAGCCCGGTCCGGCGATATCAACTTTTTCAACGTATTTATCTCCAGCCAGCTCGGACTGGATAGTCTCCGCAATGGCGCGGGGATTCATTCTGGCCTGCTTGGAGAGCATCATGGCGATGTTTGCGGACATGTCGCCGAATTTTTTGTCTTTGGGAGGCTCGATAACGGCCTTTTCCGGCCATTCCCAGCCCTTGGCTTCGAGAATGGAACCGAGAACGTTTTCAAGGTGTTGTTTAGCTTTCATGGTGGATCAAAAATCTCCTTAATAAATTATGATGGCAGACCTGCCGGGTCCGGCGGACTGTTTATCTGTTATGTAGGCATGCTTCGCTTATCATCTTTCGGTGCGGCTTCCAAGTGCTGTGTTGGCTCTAAAAAAATCTTAAGCGTTGTGCTTAACTGAGTTTGTGAAAAAACGAATCTATATTGCCTTTTTCTCTAATACAGCAAAATATGGCTGCATACAAAGGAGAATATAAATTGGATACTGAATTTGATGCAGTAATCAACCGTTTTCAGAAAATGAGTTACACCATTCCATGGAACCTTTTTCTGCTTACTTTCGGTGGATTCATTGCTGCCATAGCCATAAAAGCAATAATAATTCCGAACTCTTTTCTGCCCAGCGGGATTTCCGGCCTGGGGCTGCTGTTCTATTATATTTTCCCACAGCTCAGTTCCGGGCTATGGATTTTCCTGCTTAATATCCCGGTATTCCTGATCGGCTGGTTTTTTATTAGCAAAAAATTCTTTTTCTATAGTTTTTACGGCCTGATCTCGCTTAGTTTTTTTATCGAACTTGTACCTTGGGCAATTCCGTTTTCCGATAAATGGCTGGCAGTGCTTGCCGGGGGAGTTGTGCTGGGCATAGGCTCCGGGATTTCTCTGCGCTCACTAGGTTGCAGCGGTGGGATCGGGATTCTGCTGGTGCTGGCCCGCGAAAAGCTGGGCATCAAGCCCGGGCAGTTTTCCATGGGATTCAATGTCGTTGTGCTGGGAGTAGGTACATTCTGGCTCAATCTCGATGATGTTCTTTATTCACTGGCAATGATATACGTAGCTTCAGCCGCCATTGACGGGGTGCAGCGTCTGTTCAACCAGCGTAAACTGGTCCTTGTCATCACCACTTTTCCTGAAGATGTTGCCGGGGCGATTATGGCCAAGATGGGCAGGGGGACCACCTTGCTTAATGCCAAGGGCGGCTACACAGGCAAAGAAAAAACTGTGATCATGACTGTTGTGGATTCTTTCAGGATCAAGCGTCTTGAGTCCACTGTATTCACCATTGACCCGGCGGCTTTTGTCATAATCGAATCAACCTTCAGCGTTCTCGGAAAAGGTTTTTCCGTGCCGAGGTAGATATGAGCAGAACTATCGCGCTTTTAACTGATTTCGGACTGGATGATCCATACGTAGGGCAGATGAAAGGGGTGCTGGCTGCTCAGGCCCCGGATTCCCGCATCATAGATGTCAGCCACGGTGTGGAGCCGTTCTGCATTTCGCAGGGGGCGTTTTTCCTTTCCGCTGCTATGGACCATTTTCCAAAGGATACGGTTTTCATCACCGTGATCGATCCCGGCGTGGGCAGTGCGCGCAGGATCATCGCTGCCGAGTTCGGGGAGCAGATTGTGCTTGCTCCCGATAACGGGGTGCTTGAACTTGCGGAGACCCGTTTTCCCGGAACCATGATTGTTACTGATTTAAGCGAGACCGCAGCCAAGATTCACAGTTCCGCCACTTTTCATGGCCGCGATATTTTTGCACCCCTTGCCGCGTCCATCGCAAGCGGAACTTCCCTTGAGTCCCTGGGACCCAAACTACCGTTGCGCGAGATGGTGCGTACCGGAATCAATAAGCCTCTCTGGCTGGAAGACGGCGTTAAAGCCACCATCCTGCACAAGGACCGTTTCGGTAATCTGGTGCTCAATATCCCCGACACCCAGTCCCTGCCGGAACGTATGTGCATCCCCAAAGAGCAGCTTCTTTCGGGCAATGATGCCAGCTGTGTAAAGCGGGTTTGCTGTTATTCCGAACTTGAGGCCGGAGCCACCGGGCTGCTGGCCGGAAGCCAAGGCTACTACGAACTGGCTTTGAATCGCGGCGCAGCATCAGAAATGTTAGGGCTTGAGCCGGGGGCTTTGGCTTATATTTAATTTAGTTTTATGGTGCGAAACTGTTATTGCTCCAACAGAAAAAGATGAAAGATAAAAACAGCTCAGGTAGACTTGTCACTATCCCCGCAAAAAGAACCAATACCCAATATTTTTTTGTTTTTGCTTTAGTATTTAAAAACATTAAGAGTAAAGCCAGATAAGGAACTATAGGGGCCAATAAAACAATCAATCCATTGGAAGTTGCAAAGAAAAGGTATCCAAAGAAAATCCAACTTGGAAGTACATAAATCCACATCAGGGCTATTATTGTCTCATTTCTTTTAATCGATTTATCATGGTGAACCACGATATTGCTCCTTTTCTGTATAATTCAGCATTCTTCTTATCTGCGTTTTTAGGAGGATTTTTCCATTTACTGGAGTCAGGACCTAATTTTTAAGATCATTTACCAATTCTTCATCAGCCTTTTGAATTAATTCTTTTTGTGTTTTATTAACGTCCCCAAGAATATCCATATTTTTAGCCCTTTCGTAAGCAAGGTCATGTGCTTTGTATGCTTCATCCAAGCTATCTACAGGCTCAGCGGAGCCAACCTTGCCTCCATCGACACTTCCACTGTAGTTTCCTCCT encodes the following:
- a CDS encoding DMT family transporter, whose product is MNDKSKAVLLMAATALIWSSGGLAIKLVDWNPMAITGVRSVLAALTLAVLFRGRLKFGFSLVQLGAAVGYAGLLITNVVATKLTTSANAILLAYTAPVYVALLAPWFLKEKTSRSDWIFIAVTVGGMVLFFLDKLSPSGLWGNIIAVGTGVSYAVFTLCMRAQKSTSPVESVIMGHVLTALCGLPFMFSTMPSAESWMGLIYLGIFQQGISLALYAWAIKRLGALEAILIMTLEPIFNPILVAVGYGEIPGKWAIVGGLVVIGSVTVRGVLPFMKKTKNYPGS
- a CDS encoding SPOR domain-containing protein, with product MAAPRKKKKAAPGQEKTFTFTFTMPEVIGLCAGAVAALCAFFVLGILLGRGYQPEKDMPEIAMMLPSQSNASGEVKGGVLKPEELDYIDQLKKKPEPAVKPEEPKKEIAAKAEKKATAAKKADPAKAEKPAVKVAKKVAEVKQAEPEPPVEIDNPEEVDAPKYNYVYQAASFGDDARAQSFADKLIVNGLDSYVEPGKSGTRTWYRVFVRHTGTADSTKKMKKMLAKFGIKKPLLKSKKAI
- the argS gene encoding arginine--tRNA ligase, with the protein product MKAKQHLENVLGSILEAKGWEWPEKAVIEPPKDKKFGDMSANIAMMLSKQARMNPRAIAETIQSELAGDKYVEKVDIAGPGFLNFTFSNSFWQDLVPEVLTKGEEYGRSEIGKGTKIQVEYVSANPTGPLHIGHGRGAALGDCLVRILEFTGYDVEAEYYVNDAGRQMLILGTSIWVRLQQSQGRDIAQPEDFYKGEYIKDLAAEVLERNPGILDMSEDEAIAICREYGKDEILEGIKKDLAAFDVRHDVWFSEKSLVSVGKVEETFADLKKRGMAYEKDGALWFKSTELGDDKDRVLRKSNGDLTYFASDIAYHDDKYKRGFDIVVDIWGADHHGYVPRMQAAVEALGKKGQLDVILVQLVNLLRGGEQIAMSTRAGKFETLEDVVNEVGRDASRFMFLSRKSDSHLDFDLELVKQKTMDNPVYYVQYAHARICSVMRKAADQGIKVPAMDAAPLSALANAEELNLMKLMDQFADVAENAGKNMSPHVISYYLRDLASALHRFYSMHHILSAEEDVIAARLVLLQAVARTLANGLSLLGVSAPESM
- a CDS encoding YitT family protein, producing the protein MDTEFDAVINRFQKMSYTIPWNLFLLTFGGFIAAIAIKAIIIPNSFLPSGISGLGLLFYYIFPQLSSGLWIFLLNIPVFLIGWFFISKKFFFYSFYGLISLSFFIELVPWAIPFSDKWLAVLAGGVVLGIGSGISLRSLGCSGGIGILLVLAREKLGIKPGQFSMGFNVVVLGVGTFWLNLDDVLYSLAMIYVASAAIDGVQRLFNQRKLVLVITTFPEDVAGAIMAKMGRGTTLLNAKGGYTGKEKTVIMTVVDSFRIKRLESTVFTIDPAAFVIIESTFSVLGKGFSVPR
- a CDS encoding S-adenosyl-l-methionine hydroxide adenosyltransferase family protein: MSRTIALLTDFGLDDPYVGQMKGVLAAQAPDSRIIDVSHGVEPFCISQGAFFLSAAMDHFPKDTVFITVIDPGVGSARRIIAAEFGEQIVLAPDNGVLELAETRFPGTMIVTDLSETAAKIHSSATFHGRDIFAPLAASIASGTSLESLGPKLPLREMVRTGINKPLWLEDGVKATILHKDRFGNLVLNIPDTQSLPERMCIPKEQLLSGNDASCVKRVCCYSELEAGATGLLAGSQGYYELALNRGAASEMLGLEPGALAYI